From a single Marinobacter sp. SS13-12 genomic region:
- a CDS encoding fumarate hydratase yields MTTVIRQDDLIESVADALQFISYYHPKDFIQAVYEAYQREESQAAKDAMAQILINSRMCAQGKRPLCQDTGIVTVFVTVGMDVQWDADMALDDIINEGVRRAYMHPDNVLRASILADPDGKRTNTKDNTPAIIHYKIVPGNTVDVHVAAKGGGSEAKSKFAMLNPSDSVVDWVLKMVPQMGAGWCPPGMLGIGIGGTAEKAMELAKESLLDPIDIHDLQDRGASNRAEELRLELFEKVNDLGIGAQGLGGLTTVLDVKVKDYPTHAANKPVAIIPNCAATRHAHFVLDGSGPSLQTPPSLEDWPEITWEVGDSVRRVNLDTVTPEDVKDWKPGETVLLSGKMLTGRDAAHKKMVDMIERGEELPVDLKGRFIYYVGPVDPVREEVVGPAGPTTATRMDKFTRTMLEKTGLTGMIGKAERGQVAIDAIREFGAVYLMAVGGSAYLVSKAIKHAEVVAFPELGMEAIYEFEVEDMPVTVAVDSKGSSVHQTGPVEWHDKIIAAKAV; encoded by the coding sequence ATGACCACCGTAATCCGCCAGGACGACCTGATTGAGAGCGTAGCGGACGCGCTGCAGTTCATTTCCTACTACCACCCGAAAGATTTTATTCAGGCAGTGTACGAGGCCTATCAGAGGGAAGAGTCCCAGGCGGCGAAGGATGCCATGGCGCAGATCCTGATCAACTCCCGCATGTGTGCCCAGGGCAAGCGGCCACTGTGCCAGGACACCGGCATCGTCACCGTGTTCGTTACTGTCGGCATGGACGTACAGTGGGATGCTGACATGGCGCTGGACGACATTATCAATGAAGGCGTCCGCCGGGCCTATATGCATCCGGATAACGTGCTGCGCGCCTCAATCCTCGCAGACCCGGACGGCAAGCGCACCAATACCAAGGACAACACCCCGGCGATCATCCACTACAAGATCGTGCCGGGCAATACGGTGGATGTGCATGTGGCCGCCAAGGGTGGTGGTTCTGAAGCCAAGTCCAAGTTTGCCATGCTGAACCCGTCGGACTCGGTGGTGGACTGGGTGCTGAAGATGGTGCCGCAGATGGGCGCTGGCTGGTGCCCGCCGGGTATGCTGGGAATCGGTATTGGCGGCACCGCCGAGAAGGCGATGGAACTGGCCAAGGAATCCCTGCTGGACCCGATTGATATCCACGACTTGCAGGACCGTGGCGCCTCCAATCGCGCTGAAGAGCTGCGCCTGGAGCTGTTCGAGAAGGTCAACGACCTGGGCATCGGCGCCCAGGGCCTGGGTGGCCTGACCACGGTTCTGGATGTGAAAGTGAAGGATTATCCGACGCACGCGGCCAACAAGCCGGTTGCCATCATTCCGAACTGCGCCGCCACCCGCCACGCGCACTTTGTGCTGGACGGCTCCGGCCCTTCACTACAAACCCCGCCTAGTCTGGAAGACTGGCCGGAGATCACCTGGGAAGTGGGTGACAGCGTTCGCCGTGTGAACCTGGATACGGTGACACCGGAAGACGTGAAAGACTGGAAACCGGGCGAAACCGTGCTGCTGTCCGGCAAGATGCTGACCGGCCGCGACGCTGCCCACAAGAAGATGGTGGACATGATCGAGCGCGGTGAGGAACTGCCGGTAGACCTGAAAGGCCGCTTTATCTATTACGTAGGCCCGGTCGACCCGGTCCGCGAGGAAGTGGTCGGCCCGGCCGGCCCCACCACGGCCACCCGCATGGACAAGTTCACCCGTACCATGCTGGAGAAAACCGGCCTCACCGGCATGATCGGCAAGGCCGAGCGTGGTCAGGTGGCCATCGATGCTATTCGCGAGTTCGGCGCTGTCTACCTGATGGCTGTGGGTGGTTCAGCCTATCTGGTGTCCAAGGCGATCAAGCACGCGGAAGTGGTTGCCTTCCCGGAGCTGGGTATGGAAGCCATCTACGAGTTTGAAGTGGAAGACATGCCGGTCACCGTGGCGGTAGATTCCAAAGGCTCCTCCGTCCACCAGACTGGCCCGGTGGAGTGGCACGACAAGATCATCGCTGCCAAAGCCGTCTGA
- a CDS encoding enoyl-CoA hydratase, which produces MTDLVLTEKNNHILTVRINRLDRKNALTHAMYTALGDAIEQARDDNDIRCVLYTGSDDCFTAGNDLGDFAAGLPGEFEDTPVGRFLLLLATTNKPIVAAVNGPAVGIGTTMLLHCDLVFAGNNTRFQMPFATLGLCPEGGSSLLLPSWFGRVRAAELLMLGDAFTADDALRMGLINRVCEPAQTETTALEACARLAAQPPAAIRATRELLNRATGEALTTTMLAEGKLFAERLKSPENAEAIKAFTEKRKPDFSNFS; this is translated from the coding sequence GTGACCGACCTCGTCCTCACCGAAAAGAACAATCACATTCTAACGGTCCGCATTAACCGCCTGGACCGCAAGAACGCCCTCACCCACGCTATGTACACCGCCCTCGGCGATGCCATCGAACAGGCCCGGGATGACAACGATATTCGCTGCGTCCTTTATACAGGCAGCGACGACTGCTTCACTGCCGGTAACGACCTGGGAGATTTCGCGGCCGGCCTTCCAGGCGAATTTGAAGACACCCCTGTGGGCCGCTTCCTGTTGCTGCTGGCCACCACGAACAAGCCCATCGTGGCCGCGGTCAACGGCCCGGCGGTAGGCATCGGCACCACCATGCTGCTGCACTGTGATTTGGTATTCGCCGGTAACAACACCCGCTTCCAGATGCCCTTTGCCACTCTGGGCCTGTGCCCGGAAGGTGGCTCCAGCCTGCTGCTGCCCTCCTGGTTTGGCCGGGTACGCGCGGCTGAACTGCTGATGCTCGGCGACGCCTTCACCGCTGATGACGCCCTGCGCATGGGCCTGATCAATAGAGTGTGCGAACCTGCGCAAACGGAAACCACAGCCCTTGAAGCCTGCGCCCGGCTTGCGGCCCAACCCCCAGCCGCCATCCGCGCCACCCGGGAACTGCTGAACAGGGCCACCGGCGAAGCGCTGACTACCACCATGCTGGCCGAGGGTAAATTGTTCGCTGAGCGCCTGAAATCCCCGGAGAACGCCGAAGCCATTAAGGCCTTCACGGAAAAAAGAAAGCCGGACTTCTCAAACTTCAGTTAG
- a CDS encoding sugar phosphorylase, translating to MLDVVYPAIDTGFLADKLLETMGLAPDTPAPPAHQNNWDEADVMLITYADTVQRSDEKPLKTLFQFLEDCLKDTVSAVHILPFFPYSSDDGFSVMDYLAVNESHGDWEDIERIAGHYKLMADLVINHMSARSRWFENFKKRVDPGKDYFFEARPTDDLSAVVRPRTSPLLNAVQTDDGERYVWCTFSEDQVDLNFANPQVLNEFVGIIRYYLERGVSIFRLDAVAFLWKEVGTPSIHLQQTHELIKILRLLIEHHTPHGVVITETNVPNRENLTYFGNANEAHVIYNFSLPPLLINTLVTGNCRHLKTWLMSMPPAQMGTTYLNFIASHDGVGLRPTDGLLTEEEKQRLINTMESFGGKVSYRRTPDGKDQPYEMNVALFDALKGTAERGADHWQLHRFICAHTIMLALEGIPAFYIHSLLGTENDRERVEHTGRLRSINRGQWNLDSLEAELADPLSHHHKVFSELKRLIAIRRRQTAFHPNATQFTLHLGLQLFGFWRQSMRRDQSIFCIHNISDEVQQVSLGDINLIGTDQWQDLISGLKIDDLSGSLTLKPYQSVWLSNRE from the coding sequence ATGCTGGATGTGGTCTATCCGGCCATTGATACCGGTTTTCTGGCGGATAAGCTCCTTGAAACCATGGGGCTGGCGCCGGACACCCCCGCACCCCCGGCTCATCAGAATAACTGGGACGAAGCCGATGTCATGCTGATTACCTACGCGGATACGGTCCAGCGCAGCGACGAGAAGCCCCTCAAGACCCTGTTTCAATTCCTTGAAGACTGCCTGAAGGACACGGTCTCAGCGGTGCATATCCTGCCGTTCTTTCCCTACAGCTCGGACGACGGCTTCTCCGTGATGGACTATCTGGCCGTCAACGAATCCCACGGCGACTGGGAGGACATCGAACGCATCGCCGGCCACTACAAACTGATGGCGGACCTGGTGATCAACCACATGTCGGCCCGCAGCCGCTGGTTCGAGAACTTCAAGAAACGGGTTGATCCAGGCAAGGACTATTTCTTCGAGGCCCGGCCCACGGACGATCTCAGCGCCGTGGTCCGGCCCCGGACATCACCGCTGCTCAACGCAGTACAGACCGACGACGGTGAACGTTATGTATGGTGCACCTTCAGTGAGGACCAGGTCGACCTGAACTTCGCCAACCCCCAGGTGCTGAACGAGTTTGTCGGCATTATCCGTTATTACCTGGAGCGGGGCGTGAGCATCTTCCGGCTGGATGCGGTGGCCTTCCTGTGGAAAGAGGTGGGTACGCCCTCTATCCATCTGCAGCAGACCCATGAGCTGATCAAGATCCTGCGCCTGCTCATCGAGCATCACACCCCCCATGGCGTGGTCATTACCGAAACCAACGTTCCCAACCGGGAAAACCTGACCTACTTCGGCAACGCCAACGAAGCCCATGTGATCTACAACTTCTCATTGCCGCCGCTGCTGATCAACACGCTGGTCACCGGCAACTGCCGGCACCTGAAAACCTGGCTGATGAGCATGCCCCCGGCCCAGATGGGCACCACCTACCTCAACTTTATTGCCTCCCACGATGGGGTGGGTCTGCGCCCGACTGACGGCCTGCTTACCGAGGAGGAAAAGCAAAGGCTGATCAACACCATGGAATCCTTCGGGGGCAAGGTGTCCTACCGGCGCACGCCGGACGGCAAGGACCAGCCCTATGAAATGAACGTGGCGCTGTTCGATGCGCTGAAGGGAACAGCAGAGCGGGGTGCAGATCACTGGCAGCTGCACCGGTTTATCTGTGCCCACACCATTATGCTGGCCCTGGAAGGCATACCGGCATTCTACATCCACAGCCTGCTGGGCACGGAAAACGACCGCGAACGGGTAGAGCACACTGGTCGTTTGCGCTCCATCAACCGTGGCCAGTGGAACCTGGACAGCCTGGAGGCCGAGCTGGCGGACCCTTTGAGTCATCACCACAAAGTCTTCTCCGAGCTCAAGCGGCTGATCGCCATTCGCCGGCGGCAGACGGCGTTTCATCCCAACGCCACCCAGTTCACCCTGCATCTTGGGCTGCAGTTGTTCGGCTTCTGGCGCCAGAGCATGCGTCGGGATCAGTCCATCTTCTGCATCCACAACATTAGCGACGAGGTTCAGCAGGTCTCCCTGGGAGATATCAATCTGATTGGCACAGACCAGTGGCAGGATCTGATATCGGGCCTGAAAATCGATGACCTGTCCGGAAGCCTGACCCTCAAGCCCTACCAAAGTGTGTGGCTGTCCAACCGGGAATGA
- a CDS encoding glycosyl transferase — MGDFYQNGIITTLHNLCRRPVEELEQELMSFRKARPMSLVLPSLYSELEGPALKNIVKELVKVPYLEQIVIGLDRANEQEYRHALEYFSELPQHVRVLWNDGPRLRALDLKLREQNLAPTEMGKGRNVWYCFGYVLASGMSKSVALHDCDILTYSRDLVARLIYPVANPNFNYMFCKGYYARVADSKMNGRVSRLLVTPLIRALKKVCGPSDFLDYLDSYRYPLAGEFSFRTDVINDLRIPSDWGLEVGVLSEMKRNYATNRLCQVDIADTYDHKHQELSPEDASRGLSKMSTDISKALFRKLATNGEIFSNEKFRTIKAAYFRIALDFVETYQSDAVINGLSFDRHKEEKAVELFAQNVMRAGAYFLDNPMDTPFIPSWNRVTSAIPDIKEQLLEAVELDNEEYR; from the coding sequence ATGGGCGACTTTTATCAGAACGGCATCATCACAACCCTTCATAACCTTTGCCGGCGGCCGGTGGAGGAGCTGGAACAGGAGCTGATGAGCTTTCGCAAAGCCCGGCCCATGTCACTGGTATTGCCGTCGCTGTATTCGGAACTGGAAGGCCCGGCCCTGAAGAACATTGTGAAGGAACTGGTAAAGGTCCCGTACCTGGAACAGATCGTCATCGGCCTGGACCGCGCCAACGAACAGGAGTATCGCCACGCCCTGGAGTACTTCTCCGAGTTACCCCAGCATGTGCGGGTACTCTGGAATGATGGCCCGAGGCTGAGGGCCCTGGACCTCAAACTCCGGGAGCAGAACCTGGCGCCTACCGAAATGGGCAAGGGGCGGAACGTCTGGTATTGCTTCGGCTATGTGCTGGCCTCCGGAATGAGCAAATCGGTCGCTTTGCATGATTGCGATATCCTCACGTATTCCCGTGATCTGGTGGCGCGGCTGATTTATCCGGTGGCCAATCCCAACTTCAACTACATGTTCTGCAAAGGCTATTATGCACGGGTAGCGGACAGCAAAATGAACGGCCGGGTCAGTCGCCTGCTGGTGACGCCATTGATCCGAGCCCTCAAAAAGGTCTGCGGCCCCAGCGACTTCCTGGATTACCTGGACAGCTACCGTTACCCGCTGGCCGGGGAATTCTCCTTCCGTACCGACGTGATCAACGACCTGCGGATTCCCAGCGACTGGGGGCTCGAGGTGGGCGTGCTCTCGGAGATGAAGCGTAACTACGCTACCAATCGCCTGTGCCAGGTGGATATCGCCGACACCTACGACCACAAGCACCAGGAGCTGTCCCCGGAAGACGCCAGCCGCGGTCTTTCCAAGATGAGCACCGACATCAGCAAGGCCCTGTTCCGTAAGCTGGCCACCAACGGTGAGATTTTCTCCAATGAGAAGTTCCGCACCATCAAGGCCGCGTATTTCCGCATCGCCCTGGATTTTGTGGAGACCTACCAGAGCGATGCCGTGATCAACGGGCTGAGTTTTGACCGGCACAAGGAAGAGAAGGCGGTGGAACTGTTTGCCCAGAACGTGATGCGGGCAGGGGCCTATTTCCTGGACAACCCCATGGACACGCCGTTTATTCCAAGCTGGAATCGCGTCACCAGTGCCATTCCGGACATTAAGGAACAGCTGCTGGAAGCGGTGGAGCTGGATAACGAGGAGTATCGCTAG
- a CDS encoding MECDP-synthase, which translates to MFKKTLISLAVASSLGLTGCFDSAGSGSKNANPDYKITDTTIDQSLVRPIFDPILTSPDFDIPANFDLVLLLGAGQSANYDFTGFTTGTDPASDTINDLDGFSTSGQINVRFNGSLKASTVVAGQTVHLVPINMLPVSANTPSIELTANPSYIDTSDPFDLTKLATQDFRTEVISLDGGSDNVIRITPLKPLEDQTKYLVIVTDGVKGADGQSTAPSVPYSEMAGDGPLGNAAFQTIRDVIQGGQGLAEAWLAANSIDSDVTLAYTLTTTNTKTSLHAITSPATFLTQLGEEVVLYSALQVVRDNLPAGSTASKVFAALADALSAEPENLELAQKVGAAVAPYQTDPNLGPQVVGSAIPGLPYPQPRTSAFYSDTTRTADTLAAVQASGNAQLQSAASLVNVTEGAIELPYYAELPGTDGSGLVEGMWRGSTTLETTLNATIDAFRDSGDPQYASLSNFEFPRDTDGTLNLTQYMPFPQENAKVAVPVTVFYPNTGSGCTSIDDVIIFQHGITVDRSVATIPAITVAAQASPAANIGDATDPGQCIATVAIDQPLHGLGGSPAGTVPGLNPLGAYVNEADFPNADFVGERHFNYTAIPGTLTPEQQADIADVESGSLAINVGSLQTTRDTLRQGVVDLLNLAATIKSGNFDIDGDGDATYGDTSLQGANFHFVGHSLGGITGTTFASLVENATLRGAYAAIPIDASYPNLSSISLMNTGSQLSKLAENSPAFSGAILGGLSAATGGTVVQGTSSLETFLYVWQSAVDTTDPVSYSQSLGASVAAEGSTSILVSEVVGDLTVPNEANVAPFGQALSAPLAGTEPLMALINLGAGVDPLTSGSLISASNPTPVASVANAASFFFGAQPCSTANHGTFVAPATPADPDDQVCPEGSSTGDAFNEMAAEVIGNIRSQAIPVVNSSVLGDSPTVDSALDQDQ; encoded by the coding sequence ATGTTCAAGAAAACTCTAATAAGTCTTGCTGTGGCGTCCTCCCTTGGACTAACAGGGTGCTTTGACAGCGCCGGTTCCGGGTCTAAGAATGCGAATCCTGACTATAAAATTACTGACACAACCATCGATCAGAGCTTGGTGCGTCCGATTTTCGATCCGATTCTTACATCTCCCGATTTCGACATTCCGGCAAACTTTGATCTGGTGTTGTTACTTGGGGCGGGCCAAAGTGCCAATTACGACTTTACTGGCTTCACCACGGGCACCGATCCGGCTTCCGATACCATCAATGACCTTGACGGCTTCTCCACCTCCGGCCAGATCAATGTTCGTTTCAACGGATCTCTGAAAGCTTCCACTGTTGTTGCTGGCCAGACAGTTCACCTTGTTCCGATCAACATGCTGCCGGTTTCAGCCAATACGCCCAGCATTGAACTGACAGCCAACCCTTCTTACATTGACACGTCAGATCCGTTTGATCTCACCAAACTTGCTACTCAGGACTTCCGAACAGAAGTGATTTCACTGGACGGTGGATCGGACAATGTTATTCGCATCACTCCGCTGAAACCGCTGGAAGACCAAACGAAGTACCTGGTCATTGTGACGGACGGAGTGAAAGGTGCAGACGGACAGTCCACCGCACCCTCAGTCCCCTACTCTGAGATGGCCGGCGATGGCCCTCTCGGCAACGCTGCCTTCCAAACCATTCGTGACGTAATTCAAGGCGGCCAAGGCCTGGCCGAGGCCTGGTTGGCAGCCAACTCCATCGACAGCGATGTCACCCTGGCTTACACACTGACGACTACCAATACCAAGACTTCGCTGCACGCCATTACTTCACCGGCCACTTTCCTGACGCAGCTGGGTGAAGAGGTCGTTCTGTATTCAGCTTTGCAAGTTGTTCGCGACAACCTGCCAGCTGGATCCACTGCTTCCAAAGTGTTTGCGGCCTTGGCTGACGCTCTCAGTGCCGAGCCAGAAAACCTTGAGTTGGCACAGAAAGTTGGCGCTGCTGTAGCTCCCTACCAGACTGACCCCAATCTGGGTCCGCAAGTCGTAGGATCAGCCATTCCCGGACTGCCTTACCCACAGCCAAGGACATCTGCTTTTTACAGTGACACTACCCGCACGGCAGATACTCTGGCAGCAGTTCAAGCATCGGGTAACGCCCAACTTCAATCCGCAGCATCCTTGGTGAACGTTACTGAAGGCGCCATCGAGCTGCCTTACTACGCCGAGCTGCCGGGCACCGATGGTTCCGGACTCGTAGAAGGCATGTGGCGCGGCAGCACCACACTGGAGACTACGCTCAATGCTACTATCGATGCATTCCGAGACAGCGGTGATCCACAGTATGCTTCACTGTCCAACTTCGAATTTCCGCGAGACACTGACGGCACGCTTAATCTGACTCAATACATGCCGTTCCCGCAGGAAAATGCCAAAGTTGCAGTGCCCGTAACTGTTTTCTATCCGAATACTGGTTCTGGCTGTACGTCAATCGACGACGTCATCATTTTCCAGCACGGCATTACCGTTGACCGAAGTGTTGCAACCATTCCCGCCATCACAGTTGCAGCCCAAGCCTCTCCGGCGGCAAACATTGGCGACGCTACGGATCCTGGTCAGTGTATTGCCACAGTTGCCATCGACCAACCTCTCCATGGTCTGGGTGGAAGCCCGGCGGGCACGGTCCCCGGCCTGAATCCTTTGGGCGCGTATGTGAACGAAGCCGACTTCCCGAATGCGGACTTTGTTGGAGAGCGGCACTTTAACTACACCGCAATTCCAGGAACACTTACCCCGGAGCAGCAGGCTGATATTGCAGATGTTGAGTCAGGCAGCCTGGCCATCAACGTCGGCAGCCTCCAGACAACGCGAGATACCCTTCGCCAAGGCGTCGTAGACCTGCTAAACCTCGCTGCCACGATCAAATCAGGCAACTTTGACATTGACGGCGACGGCGACGCTACATACGGCGACACCAGCCTACAGGGCGCAAACTTCCACTTCGTCGGACACTCGCTGGGTGGGATCACGGGCACCACCTTCGCCAGCCTGGTCGAAAATGCAACCCTGAGAGGCGCCTACGCAGCGATACCTATTGATGCGAGCTACCCGAATCTCAGCTCTATCTCTCTGATGAACACCGGCTCTCAGCTGAGCAAATTGGCTGAGAACTCCCCGGCTTTCTCGGGCGCAATCCTCGGTGGCCTGTCTGCTGCCACCGGCGGAACCGTTGTGCAGGGAACCTCAAGTTTGGAGACGTTCCTCTACGTATGGCAGTCCGCGGTCGATACCACGGATCCAGTCAGCTACTCCCAGAGCCTTGGTGCCAGTGTCGCTGCAGAGGGCTCCACCAGCATCCTGGTCTCTGAGGTGGTCGGTGACCTGACAGTTCCTAATGAAGCTAACGTTGCACCGTTTGGCCAGGCCCTGTCTGCGCCGCTGGCCGGAACCGAGCCGCTGATGGCGCTGATTAACCTGGGCGCCGGAGTAGATCCATTGACCTCTGGCTCTCTGATCTCCGCAAGCAACCCGACACCGGTTGCCTCTGTCGCTAACGCCGCGTCGTTCTTCTTCGGTGCACAACCCTGCTCCACAGCAAATCACGGCACGTTTGTCGCGCCTGCAACACCGGCTGACCCGGACGATCAGGTTTGCCCAGAGGGTTCGAGCACTGGTGACGCTTTCAATGAAATGGCCGCTGAAGTGATTGGCAACATCAGATCACAGGCAATCCCAGTCGTTAATTCCAGCGTACTAGGCGATAGCCCGACGGTGGACTCAGCGCTGGATCAGGACCAGTAA
- a CDS encoding protein adenylyltransferase SelO, translating to MSSNSFKVEHRYLELPDSFYARVQPTPLKDARMVCFNHDLAREMGFHSQNPEEWTGVGAGTELLEGMDPVAMKYTGHQFGMYNPDLGDGRGLLLWETVGPDGRRWDWHLKGAGMTPYSRFGDGKAVLRSTIREYLCSEAMAALGIRTTRALFMVSAKDPVRRESIETAAALMRVAETHIRFGHFEFAAHHEGEEALRTLIEHVISLHFPHLIDLPEDERYQRWFVEVVERSARMIADWQAVGFCHGVMNSDNMSIIGDNFDYGPYAFLDDFDAGYISNHTDQGGRYAYNRQPNIGFVNCQYLANALLPVMNEDDVRRGLRRYEVAYNERFLQNMRDKLGLGLEDEPDLSLIMDTFSMLHEHHVDYTLFFRGLSNLTSKGSAPIRDLFVDRSVADEWLERYEQRLQSETRAHDEREFQMRRVNPKYILRNYLAQQVILEAQGGDYKPMKELLKVLKKPFDEQPEFEEYAAPPPDWGKHLNISCSS from the coding sequence ATGAGCAGCAACAGTTTTAAAGTCGAACATCGTTATCTTGAGCTACCGGACAGTTTCTATGCCCGGGTGCAGCCAACGCCGTTGAAGGACGCGCGGATGGTGTGTTTTAACCATGATCTGGCGCGGGAGATGGGGTTTCATTCTCAGAATCCGGAAGAGTGGACCGGGGTGGGTGCCGGGACGGAACTGCTGGAGGGGATGGATCCGGTGGCGATGAAGTACACGGGGCATCAGTTCGGGATGTATAACCCGGACCTTGGAGATGGCCGTGGGTTGTTGTTGTGGGAGACGGTTGGTCCGGACGGGCGGCGTTGGGACTGGCACCTGAAGGGGGCGGGGATGACGCCCTATTCCCGGTTTGGCGATGGCAAGGCAGTGCTGCGGTCGACCATTCGGGAGTATCTGTGCAGTGAGGCGATGGCGGCGCTGGGGATTCGGACGACGCGGGCGCTGTTCATGGTGAGTGCGAAGGACCCGGTGCGGCGGGAGTCGATTGAAACGGCGGCGGCGCTGATGCGGGTGGCGGAAACTCACATCCGCTTCGGGCATTTCGAATTCGCGGCCCATCATGAGGGCGAGGAGGCCCTGCGAACCCTGATAGAGCATGTGATTTCACTGCACTTCCCTCACCTGATCGACCTGCCGGAAGACGAGCGTTACCAGCGCTGGTTTGTGGAGGTGGTTGAGCGTTCGGCTCGGATGATCGCTGACTGGCAGGCAGTGGGGTTCTGCCATGGGGTGATGAACAGCGACAACATGTCGATCATCGGCGACAACTTCGATTATGGGCCCTACGCCTTCCTGGATGATTTTGATGCCGGTTACATCAGCAACCACACCGACCAGGGTGGCCGTTATGCCTACAATCGCCAGCCCAACATCGGTTTCGTGAACTGCCAATATCTCGCCAATGCGTTACTTCCAGTGATGAATGAAGACGATGTGCGGCGCGGGCTTCGGCGCTATGAGGTGGCCTACAACGAGCGTTTTTTGCAGAACATGCGGGACAAGCTGGGGCTGGGCCTGGAGGATGAGCCCGATCTGAGCCTGATCATGGATACCTTCAGCATGCTGCACGAGCACCATGTGGACTACACCCTGTTTTTCCGTGGGCTCTCCAATCTCACCTCGAAGGGTTCTGCGCCGATTCGGGATCTGTTTGTGGATCGCAGCGTGGCGGACGAATGGCTGGAGCGCTACGAACAGCGTCTGCAATCGGAAACCCGAGCCCATGACGAGCGGGAATTCCAGATGCGGAGGGTGAACCCGAAGTACATCCTGAGAAACTACCTGGCACAGCAGGTGATCCTGGAAGCGCAGGGCGGCGACTACAAACCGATGAAGGAATTGTTGAAGGTGCTGAAAAAGCCGTTCGATGAACAGCCGGAATTCGAGGAATACGCGGCGCCTCCCCCGGACTGGGGGAAGCACCTGAACATCAGTTGTTCGTCGTAA
- a CDS encoding HAD-IIB family hydrolase encodes MPKPRLILFSDLDGTLLDHDSYDWSPAKPALARLAAGEIPVVLNSSKTAGEMRSIREQLGNTAPFIVENGAAVIIPANYFGPGPEQVQSFGASRDEVLALLAECRAEGFRFCSFTDMSPAELARHSSLSEAEAELAKDRAGTEPLLWEGDEESLAEFRQKLGEHDCRLVQGGRFLHAMGTFDKADGVRFLLGKYREQHPVDKVIAVALGDSPNDQHMLEEADIAVIVRGVQSESVSLPSQSRAIRSIKTGPAGWNECVLNLLIEYGY; translated from the coding sequence ATGCCCAAACCCCGCCTGATCCTGTTCTCAGACCTGGATGGCACCTTGCTGGATCATGACAGCTACGACTGGTCTCCCGCCAAGCCGGCACTGGCGAGGCTGGCAGCGGGCGAGATCCCGGTGGTGCTCAACTCCAGTAAAACCGCCGGCGAGATGCGCTCTATCAGGGAACAACTGGGCAACACCGCTCCCTTTATCGTGGAAAACGGCGCCGCAGTCATTATCCCCGCGAACTATTTTGGACCGGGCCCGGAGCAGGTGCAGAGTTTTGGGGCATCGCGGGATGAGGTGCTGGCGTTACTGGCGGAATGTCGGGCAGAGGGGTTCCGGTTCTGTAGTTTCACGGACATGAGCCCGGCTGAACTGGCAAGGCACTCCAGCCTCTCGGAGGCGGAAGCGGAACTGGCGAAAGACCGCGCCGGGACAGAGCCGCTTTTATGGGAGGGAGACGAGGAATCACTGGCCGAATTCCGCCAGAAACTGGGCGAGCACGACTGCCGCCTGGTGCAGGGCGGGCGCTTTCTCCACGCCATGGGCACCTTCGATAAAGCCGATGGGGTCCGGTTCTTGCTGGGCAAATACAGGGAACAACATCCCGTCGATAAAGTCATTGCCGTTGCATTGGGTGATAGCCCCAATGATCAGCACATGCTGGAAGAGGCGGATATAGCGGTGATTGTTCGGGGTGTGCAGTCCGAGAGCGTGTCCCTGCCGTCCCAGAGCCGGGCGATACGGTCTATCAAGACCGGCCCTGCCGGCTGGAACGAATGCGTGCTGAATCTGCTGATTGAGTACGGTTACTGA